The following are from one region of the Armatimonadota bacterium genome:
- a CDS encoding DUF5615 family PIN-like protein, producing the protein MTFWVDAHLSPHIARWLVDTFEVEAAPVRDLNLRDAEDVEIFEAARSAGVVVMTKDRDFIQLLERLGPPPQVIWLTCGNTSNGRLKEVLAQLLPDAISLLAAGEPMVEISDLGR; encoded by the coding sequence ATGACATTTTGGGTGGACGCCCATCTCTCGCCCCATATCGCCCGCTGGCTGGTCGATACGTTTGAAGTAGAGGCGGCGCCAGTTCGAGATCTGAATCTGCGCGATGCAGAAGACGTCGAGATATTCGAAGCCGCTAGGAGCGCCGGAGTTGTCGTAATGACTAAAGACCGAGATTTCATTCAGTTGCTCGAGCGTCTGGGGCCGCCCCCTCAAGTCATCTGGCTGACCTGTGGCAACACTTCTAATGGTCGGCTGAAAGAGGTATTGGCACAACTGTTGCCTGACGCGATTTCGTTGCTCGCTGCCGGGGAACCGATGGTCGAGATCAGCGATCTCGGTCGATGA
- a CDS encoding four helix bundle protein, producing the protein MAENVVQVKSFAFAARIVRLCQFLANEKREYVLSKQLLRCGSSVGANVEEAIGGQSRPDFLSKLSIAYKEAREALYWLRLLKETDYLTEPQFDSIYADGEELCRIITAIKKTTAANS; encoded by the coding sequence ATGGCGGAGAATGTTGTTCAGGTTAAGAGCTTTGCGTTTGCGGCGCGCATTGTTCGGCTGTGTCAGTTCTTGGCGAACGAGAAACGCGAGTACGTTTTATCCAAGCAACTTCTCCGATGTGGATCAAGCGTCGGGGCGAACGTTGAAGAGGCGATAGGCGGACAATCCCGCCCGGATTTTCTCTCGAAGCTTTCCATCGCCTACAAGGAGGCGCGAGAAGCCCTGTACTGGCTCCGTCTCCTAAAAGAGACCGACTATCTGACCGAACCCCAATTCGATAGCATCTATGCCGATGGCGAAGAACTTTGCCGCATCATCACCGCAATCAAAAAGACAACCGCCGCCAATTCGTAA
- the ruvB gene encoding Holliday junction branch migration DNA helicase RuvB has protein sequence MSQERVLSGQNLPEEREAENRLRPRHIDEFIGQTRLIANLSVFVGAAKQRQEALDHVLLFGPPGLGKTTIAYIIAQEMAAPIHTTSGPAIERPGDLAAILTNLEPRAVLFIDEIHRLSRPVEEILYPGMEDFQIDIVLGKGAAARSIRLDLPPFTIVGATTRAGLLTSPLRDRFGIVHYFQFYDLDEMKRIVRRSAKILDVPIDDEAIDEIAQRSRGTPRIANRLLRRVRDFAQVESDGRITIALSQDALQRLGVDPLGLDEMDAKILESVILKFGGGPVGLDTLAASLNEDAGTIEDMYEPFLMQMGFLQRTPRGRSATPLAYQHLGAAPPKNQPSLELDT, from the coding sequence ATGAGCCAAGAGAGGGTCCTGTCCGGCCAAAACCTCCCAGAAGAGAGAGAGGCCGAAAACCGGCTGAGGCCCCGGCATATCGACGAATTCATCGGCCAAACGCGACTCATCGCCAACCTCAGCGTCTTTGTCGGCGCCGCCAAACAGCGCCAAGAAGCCCTCGACCACGTCCTCCTGTTCGGCCCGCCCGGACTGGGCAAAACCACCATCGCCTACATCATCGCGCAAGAGATGGCCGCACCCATCCACACCACCTCCGGCCCCGCCATCGAGCGCCCGGGCGACCTGGCAGCCATCCTGACCAACCTCGAACCCCGCGCAGTGCTTTTCATCGACGAGATCCACCGCCTCAGCCGACCGGTGGAAGAGATTCTATACCCCGGTATGGAGGACTTTCAGATCGATATCGTGCTGGGCAAAGGCGCTGCGGCGCGCTCCATCCGGCTCGATCTGCCGCCCTTTACCATAGTCGGCGCGACGACCCGAGCCGGCCTGCTCACCTCGCCCCTGCGCGACCGCTTCGGCATCGTCCACTACTTCCAATTCTACGATCTGGACGAAATGAAGCGCATCGTTCGCCGATCCGCCAAGATTCTCGACGTGCCGATCGACGACGAAGCCATCGACGAGATCGCCCAGCGCTCGCGCGGCACGCCGCGCATAGCCAATCGCCTCTTGCGCCGCGTGCGCGACTTTGCCCAAGTCGAAAGCGACGGCCGCATCACGATCGCCTTGTCGCAAGACGCGCTCCAACGCCTGGGCGTCGATCCGCTCGGATTGGACGAGATGGACGCCAAAATCCTCGAATCGGTCATCCTCAAGTTCGGCGGCGGTCCGGTCGGCCTGGACACTTTGGCCGCCTCGCTCAACGAGGATGCGGGCACGATCGAAGATATGTACGAACCGTTCCTCATGCAAATGGGCTTTCTACAGCGCACCCCCCGCGGACGGAGCGCTACGCCGCTCGCCTACCAGCACCTTGGAGCGGCGCCGCCCAAAAACCAGCCTTCGTTGGAACTCGATACGTAG
- a CDS encoding tetratricopeptide repeat protein produces the protein MRLLVILLALFIYVEAPAQAKKPQPTGQTQFNRAVALTNQGKIKEAIEAYRQLLHKDPKQAGAHHNIAFLYVQTNEPKKAEYHLKQAILHQPSAISHYNQLGALYLGQGRLPEAQKLADQMTQKFPNSADAPFMQGMAAASRQDWTRSKAQFEIAAKRNPKDFRAHYNIGMAEYELNRFDAAAAAFQKSADLSPNYIAAWKGAAMAWEAAKKPDRALTAHTKVLSIQPDDLPSRLKRAVIHENAKRPDEALADYLEVLKRYPRNIDALVRAGALEGERQNFAPALKHFVAAAQLLDDKSPLHGELMLEIGFCQLKLRQYEQAQKVYAELLKANPKNRRAYEGQSEVFAHIDDTDLLIRLCRQWYAELPDDPRPLIKIAHVYSTHNQPQMADREYQAAIAAFADSAYVRMEYGQFLRSQSRYQEAIDQFDAVLKLNPKDASALAAKAQTLEAKQDWAAAIEAYKKVAEFENLSPNAKISIAGMYEKMGKMPEAEAAYREAAFGDPPSALAFGKLIEMLSAQKRVPDAVDAFKTYFSKLSDPTPLYGNLAIFLAKHDRMPEARKLFEDAIAAKPDDKRLYGYYGFFLKSQNQHEEAIGYFKKLASMDPTDTWGRLHMSFSIRALNRESEALEVLKEANAANPDDMAIYPVFFEVAAKLNREDVYEKSVETQARRFSGQRVAVQRYVDYLITKKRTDEASAFCIQALRARPNDDVILDTTIAMFENQSAFAAALPYYERLAALRSEDVSLLRRWAVRAEEHGSPSVAVKAYRALFEAAPDDFGAGMKLAALLIETQQFGAAVDALREVVERHPNKTDAIEMLKRAEAAHARRNQ, from the coding sequence ATGAGACTACTCGTCATCCTCCTCGCGCTCTTCATCTATGTAGAAGCGCCTGCACAAGCCAAGAAACCGCAACCCACTGGCCAAACGCAGTTCAACCGTGCCGTCGCGCTGACCAATCAAGGCAAAATCAAGGAAGCCATCGAAGCCTATCGACAACTCCTGCACAAAGACCCCAAGCAAGCAGGCGCCCACCACAATATCGCATTCCTCTACGTTCAAACCAACGAGCCCAAAAAGGCCGAATACCACCTAAAACAGGCCATCCTCCATCAGCCGAGCGCCATTTCGCACTACAATCAGCTAGGCGCGCTCTATCTGGGGCAAGGTCGACTTCCAGAAGCCCAAAAACTGGCCGACCAAATGACCCAGAAGTTCCCCAACTCGGCCGATGCCCCCTTCATGCAAGGCATGGCCGCCGCTAGTCGACAAGACTGGACGCGATCCAAAGCCCAGTTCGAAATCGCCGCCAAACGCAATCCAAAGGACTTTCGCGCCCATTACAACATCGGCATGGCCGAATACGAACTGAATCGATTCGACGCGGCCGCAGCCGCCTTCCAAAAGTCTGCCGATCTGAGTCCCAACTATATCGCGGCATGGAAAGGCGCCGCCATGGCCTGGGAGGCCGCCAAGAAACCGGATCGGGCGCTGACCGCGCACACCAAAGTCCTGTCGATTCAGCCCGACGACCTGCCCAGCCGCCTAAAACGAGCCGTCATCCACGAGAACGCCAAGCGGCCGGACGAAGCCTTGGCCGACTACCTCGAAGTCCTCAAGCGCTACCCCCGCAACATCGACGCCCTGGTGCGCGCCGGCGCATTAGAGGGCGAACGACAGAACTTCGCCCCTGCGCTCAAACACTTTGTGGCCGCTGCCCAACTTCTGGACGACAAAAGCCCGCTCCATGGCGAACTGATGCTCGAGATCGGCTTTTGCCAACTCAAGCTAAGGCAATATGAACAGGCTCAGAAGGTCTATGCCGAACTGCTCAAGGCCAATCCCAAGAACCGACGCGCCTACGAAGGCCAATCCGAGGTCTTTGCCCACATCGACGACACCGACCTCCTCATTCGCCTGTGCCGCCAATGGTATGCCGAACTTCCCGACGATCCGCGCCCATTGATCAAAATCGCTCATGTTTATTCCACCCACAACCAGCCTCAAATGGCCGATCGCGAGTATCAGGCCGCAATCGCCGCCTTCGCCGATAGCGCCTATGTTCGCATGGAGTACGGGCAGTTTCTGCGCAGCCAATCCCGCTATCAAGAGGCCATCGATCAGTTCGATGCCGTGCTCAAACTCAATCCAAAGGATGCGTCCGCGCTGGCCGCAAAGGCCCAAACTCTGGAAGCCAAGCAAGATTGGGCGGCAGCGATCGAAGCCTATAAGAAAGTGGCCGAGTTCGAAAACCTTTCGCCCAATGCCAAGATTTCTATCGCCGGCATGTACGAAAAAATGGGCAAAATGCCGGAGGCCGAAGCCGCCTACCGAGAGGCAGCATTCGGCGATCCGCCCAGCGCTCTCGCCTTTGGCAAACTGATCGAGATGCTCTCCGCGCAAAAGCGCGTGCCGGATGCCGTAGACGCCTTCAAAACCTACTTTTCCAAGCTCTCCGATCCTACGCCGCTCTATGGCAACTTGGCGATCTTCCTGGCCAAGCACGATCGAATGCCCGAAGCGCGAAAACTCTTTGAGGACGCCATCGCCGCCAAACCCGACGACAAGCGGCTTTACGGCTACTACGGCTTTTTTCTTAAGAGCCAAAACCAGCACGAAGAGGCGATCGGCTACTTCAAGAAGCTCGCCTCGATGGATCCGACGGACACCTGGGGGCGCCTCCATATGTCCTTCTCGATCCGCGCTCTCAATCGGGAGTCCGAGGCGCTGGAAGTCCTAAAAGAAGCCAATGCGGCCAATCCCGACGATATGGCCATCTATCCCGTCTTCTTCGAGGTGGCTGCGAAGCTCAACAGAGAAGACGTCTACGAAAAGTCGGTCGAAACCCAGGCCCGGCGCTTCAGCGGTCAGCGCGTCGCGGTCCAACGATACGTCGATTACCTGATAACGAAGAAGCGCACGGACGAGGCCTCGGCATTCTGCATCCAGGCGCTGCGCGCGCGACCGAACGACGATGTGATCTTGGACACGACGATCGCAATGTTCGAGAACCAGAGCGCCTTTGCCGCCGCGCTGCCCTATTACGAGCGCCTGGCCGCCCTCCGTTCCGAAGATGTTTCGCTGCTTCGTCGATGGGCCGTCCGAGCCGAGGAGCATGGCTCGCCCAGCGTTGCGGTCAAGGCCTACCGAGCGCTGTTTGAGGCGGCGCCGGACGACTTCGGAGCCGGAATGAAATTGGCCGCCCTGCTGATCGAGACCCAACAGTTCGGCGCCGCGGTCGACGCCCTGCGCGAAGTGGTCGAAAGGCATCCCAACAAGACCGACGCCATCGAGATGTTGAAAAGAGCCGAAGCCGCCCACGCCCGGAGAAACCAATGA
- a CDS encoding DUF433 domain-containing protein produces the protein MSWQSRITMNPKQCGGRPCVRGMRIRVSDVLDLFAAGLTADQILAEMPDLQPEDLQACLEFASRRIDHPTLVAT, from the coding sequence ATGAGTTGGCAGTCCAGAATCACTATGAATCCCAAGCAGTGCGGCGGAAGGCCTTGTGTGCGCGGAATGCGGATCAGGGTCTCCGACGTTCTGGACCTTTTCGCGGCTGGTCTGACCGCCGATCAAATCCTTGCGGAGATGCCGGATTTGCAGCCAGAAGACCTTCAAGCTTGCCTGGAGTTCGCGTCTCGGAGAATCGATCACCCAACCTTGGTCGCCACATGA
- the dnaA gene encoding chromosomal replication initiator protein DnaA: protein MKVGNVATRSPDQLILDKDDRLPLLIRAWNVVLPLIKNGANKSSVAHILQMTPVALTDDRAVFALPGQFSRNWVMQRESKRIEAALNNELGQNLTLELVASDNEQPEIEPTVAVAREPASQPKMPRPKLNSKFSFAQFVEGASNRLAVAGAKAAAANPGAAHNPLFLYGPPGVGKTHLLQAIGNETLKRDKSARVIYISAQDFLLQYVDAIKLNKMDAFRALHHSVTLWLIDDVQTLGGRDRTQEEFFHIYNFLYQSDRQIVMTSDRPPMELDAVSGRLKTRFEQGLCADIAQPDLELRIAILKKKSEGLGLALPDEAVLWIAEKAQANARSLQGALTRLATFASIHQDSPFTLELTIDALRGYLTDCRPERVSIDQILKAVCETANLTPEQLTKSGRKAEIARIRQIAMFLARELTHEPWARIAVAFGRSDHTTAIHAYETVNRLRAQDADLDARIAAIKRKLYAL, encoded by the coding sequence ATGAAAGTTGGCAATGTCGCTACTCGGTCTCCCGACCAGCTGATTCTGGACAAAGACGATCGCCTACCCCTGTTGATAAGGGCCTGGAACGTCGTCTTGCCCTTGATCAAGAACGGCGCCAACAAAAGCAGCGTTGCCCACATCCTGCAAATGACGCCGGTCGCGCTTACAGACGACCGCGCCGTGTTCGCTTTGCCCGGCCAGTTCAGCCGAAACTGGGTCATGCAGCGAGAATCGAAGCGGATCGAAGCCGCCCTGAACAACGAACTGGGCCAGAATCTGACCTTGGAATTGGTGGCGTCCGATAACGAACAGCCCGAAATCGAGCCAACAGTCGCAGTCGCGCGCGAACCCGCCTCGCAACCCAAGATGCCGCGGCCCAAGCTCAATTCAAAGTTTTCCTTCGCCCAGTTTGTCGAAGGCGCCAGCAATCGTCTGGCCGTCGCGGGCGCCAAAGCCGCAGCGGCCAACCCCGGCGCCGCTCACAACCCGCTCTTCCTCTATGGCCCGCCCGGCGTCGGAAAAACGCACCTGCTCCAAGCCATCGGCAACGAAACCCTCAAGCGCGACAAATCCGCCCGAGTCATCTACATCAGCGCCCAAGACTTCCTCCTTCAATATGTCGATGCCATCAAACTTAACAAAATGGACGCCTTCCGAGCGCTCCACCACAGCGTTACCCTTTGGCTGATCGACGATGTTCAGACCCTCGGCGGGCGAGACCGAACGCAGGAAGAGTTCTTTCACATCTACAACTTCCTGTATCAATCCGACCGGCAGATCGTCATGACCAGCGACCGCCCGCCCATGGAACTGGACGCCGTCAGCGGCAGGCTCAAAACGCGCTTCGAGCAAGGTCTCTGCGCCGACATCGCCCAGCCAGACCTCGAACTTCGCATTGCCATCCTCAAGAAAAAGAGCGAGGGACTGGGATTGGCGCTGCCCGACGAAGCCGTGCTCTGGATCGCCGAAAAGGCCCAAGCCAACGCTCGGTCGCTCCAAGGCGCCCTGACCCGATTGGCCACTTTTGCTTCGATCCATCAAGACAGTCCGTTCACGCTCGAACTGACCATCGATGCGCTCCGCGGCTATCTGACAGACTGCCGGCCAGAGCGCGTCTCTATCGATCAAATCCTAAAGGCCGTCTGCGAGACCGCCAACCTGACGCCCGAGCAACTGACCAAAAGCGGTCGCAAAGCCGAAATCGCCCGAATCCGGCAGATCGCCATGTTCTTAGCGCGGGAATTGACGCACGAACCATGGGCCCGCATCGCCGTCGCGTTTGGCCGCAGCGACCACACGACCGCGATCCACGCCTACGAAACGGTCAATCGATTGCGAGCCCAAGACGCAGATTTAGACGCCCGCATTGCCGCCATCAAACGCAAGCTGTACGCGCTCTAG
- a CDS encoding methylmalonyl-CoA mutase: protein MSDRKPKFETLSGVPIEREYGPQEAGKYPYTRGIHETMYRGKLWTTRQFSGFATPQETNERYKFLIDQGQHGLSVAFDLPTLMGRDPDDPMCEGEVGVCGVSVASLEDMAVIFDGIDLGDITTSMTINAPAIIVWAMYLAVAERQGVPLDRLAGTLQNDILKEYIAQKEWVYPPEPHMKLITDTVEFAAKRMPKWNPISISGYHIREAGSTAVQELAFTLSDGFEYVRWGIERGLDVDEFAPRLSFFFNSHIDFFEEIAKFRAARRIWATEMRETFGAKNPRSWMLRFHTQTAGCSLTMQQPYVNIIRSAFEALAAVMGGTQSLHVNSFDEAWALPTEEAAMLSLRTQQVIAEETGVVNTVDPLGGSHFVEAMTDQMESDARDYFRRIDEQGGVVPALKQGFFQQEIADASYQFQRRVDKGEFKIVGVNDYTVAEEPIPFRVLKIGRDAHDKQVAALKELRRKRDDRATMLALKGVTEAARKDMNMVPPILEAVKALATLGEIVNAMKEVYGEWREASVI from the coding sequence ATGTCCGACCGAAAGCCTAAGTTCGAAACCCTCTCCGGAGTCCCGATAGAACGGGAGTACGGCCCGCAGGAAGCCGGCAAGTACCCCTACACCCGCGGAATCCACGAAACGATGTACCGCGGCAAGCTCTGGACCACGCGCCAGTTCTCCGGCTTCGCCACGCCGCAAGAGACCAACGAGCGGTACAAGTTCCTGATCGATCAGGGTCAGCACGGCCTCTCGGTCGCGTTCGATCTGCCAACCCTGATGGGGCGCGACCCGGACGATCCCATGTGCGAGGGCGAGGTGGGCGTCTGCGGCGTCAGCGTCGCCAGTCTGGAGGACATGGCCGTCATCTTCGACGGCATCGACTTAGGCGACATCACCACCAGCATGACCATCAACGCGCCCGCCATCATCGTTTGGGCGATGTATCTGGCCGTGGCCGAACGGCAGGGCGTGCCGTTGGACCGCCTGGCCGGCACGCTGCAAAACGACATCCTTAAAGAGTACATCGCGCAAAAAGAATGGGTCTATCCGCCCGAGCCGCACATGAAGCTGATCACCGATACAGTGGAGTTTGCCGCCAAGCGGATGCCCAAATGGAACCCCATCAGCATCAGCGGCTACCACATTCGCGAGGCCGGATCGACCGCCGTGCAGGAGCTGGCCTTTACGCTTTCGGACGGTTTCGAGTACGTTCGCTGGGGTATCGAGCGCGGGCTGGACGTGGACGAGTTTGCGCCTCGCCTATCATTCTTCTTTAACAGCCATATCGACTTCTTTGAGGAGATTGCCAAGTTTCGCGCCGCCCGCCGCATCTGGGCGACCGAGATGCGAGAGACGTTCGGGGCGAAGAACCCGCGAAGCTGGATGCTCCGCTTCCATACCCAGACGGCGGGTTGCTCGCTCACTATGCAACAGCCGTATGTCAACATTATCCGATCGGCGTTCGAGGCGCTGGCAGCGGTGATGGGCGGCACTCAGAGCCTGCATGTGAACAGTTTTGACGAGGCCTGGGCGCTGCCGACCGAAGAGGCCGCCATGTTGAGCCTGCGCACCCAACAGGTGATCGCCGAGGAGACGGGCGTCGTCAACACGGTCGATCCGTTAGGCGGCAGCCACTTTGTAGAAGCCATGACCGACCAGATGGAATCGGACGCGCGCGACTACTTCCGACGCATCGACGAGCAGGGAGGCGTCGTGCCCGCGCTCAAGCAGGGGTTCTTTCAACAGGAAATCGCCGATGCCAGTTATCAGTTCCAGCGCCGAGTGGATAAGGGCGAGTTCAAGATCGTGGGCGTCAACGATTACACGGTGGCCGAGGAGCCGATCCCGTTCCGCGTGCTCAAGATCGGACGCGACGCGCACGATAAGCAGGTGGCCGCATTGAAGGAGTTGAGGCGCAAGCGCGACGACCGTGCGACCATGCTAGCGCTGAAGGGCGTAACCGAAGCGGCGAGAAAGGACATGAACATGGTCCCGCCGATCTTGGAGGCGGTGAAGGCTCTGGCGACCCTGGGCGAGATCGTGAACGCGATGAAAGAGGTCTATGGCGAATGGCGCGAAGCGAGCGTGATTTGA
- a CDS encoding type II toxin-antitoxin system VapC family toxin codes for MDAFLRYGKGRHEASLNFGDCMAYAIAIVADLPLLFVGNDFAKTDVRRA; via the coding sequence TTGGATGCGTTCCTTCGGTACGGCAAAGGTCGGCACGAAGCGAGTCTCAATTTTGGAGACTGCATGGCTTATGCGATCGCCATCGTTGCCGACCTTCCCTTGCTCTTTGTAGGAAACGACTTTGCTAAGACCGATGTAAGGCGAGCATGA
- a CDS encoding aldo/keto reductase yields MNYKLLGRTGVRVSELCLGCMTLGDEADEPTSIRMIERALDAGINFFDTANVYASGRSEEIVGKALKSRRNSVVIATKARGRVGDGPNDEGLSRYHLMQQLEISLRKLQTDRIDLYQVHRWDDSLPIEETLRALDDMVRQGKVLYIGCSNFAAWQLAKSLWKSDKLGLARFESLQPRYNLIDRAIETELLPLCLDQQIGVMVYSPLAGGILTGKYRQGEPFPPGTRGAESELFRRIRALPHNLERGQKLAGMLQELPRPPVQSAIAWTLGHPAITSAIIGARNPEQLEWILNDWPGPLPPEEQKRLNEASQPPPIN; encoded by the coding sequence ATGAACTACAAACTCCTCGGCCGAACCGGCGTTCGCGTCTCCGAACTCTGCCTCGGTTGCATGACTCTGGGCGACGAGGCGGACGAACCGACTTCCATCCGCATGATCGAGCGCGCGCTGGACGCGGGCATCAACTTCTTCGATACGGCGAACGTTTACGCTTCTGGAAGGAGCGAGGAAATCGTCGGGAAAGCGCTTAAGAGCCGACGGAACAGCGTTGTCATCGCCACCAAAGCGCGGGGCCGGGTGGGGGATGGCCCGAACGACGAGGGTCTCTCGCGCTACCACCTGATGCAACAACTGGAGATCAGCCTGCGCAAACTTCAGACCGACCGCATCGACCTATACCAAGTTCATCGCTGGGACGACAGCCTGCCGATAGAAGAAACCCTCCGCGCCTTGGACGATATGGTGCGCCAAGGCAAAGTCCTCTACATCGGTTGCTCCAACTTCGCCGCATGGCAGCTCGCCAAGTCGCTTTGGAAGAGCGATAAACTCGGCTTGGCAAGGTTCGAGAGCCTTCAGCCGCGATACAACCTGATCGATCGCGCGATAGAGACCGAACTGCTGCCCCTTTGCCTCGATCAACAAATCGGCGTCATGGTCTATAGCCCCTTGGCGGGCGGCATTCTGACCGGCAAATACCGGCAAGGCGAGCCGTTTCCGCCCGGCACGCGCGGCGCCGAGAGCGAACTATTCCGTCGCATTCGCGCTCTGCCGCACAATCTGGAACGCGGGCAGAAACTGGCCGGGATGTTGCAAGAATTGCCTCGACCGCCGGTCCAATCCGCCATTGCTTGGACGCTCGGACATCCGGCTATAACCAGCGCGATCATCGGCGCGCGAAACCCGGAGCAGCTAGAATGGATCCTCAACGACTGGCCAGGCCCCCTGCCGCCCGAAGAGCAAAAACGGCTCAACGAAGCCAGCCAACCGCCGCCGATCAACTGA